Proteins encoded in a region of the Halioglobus maricola genome:
- a CDS encoding ATP-dependent nuclease, with amino-acid sequence MTRIVELSIENFRGISSFSQMFDRDVVCLVGRGDAGKTSILDAINYVLSSAWNLPIYDTDFYGLNTSNALVICVSLSDVPEELLTEGKYGLFIKGYLPDIGRVTNEVSSETIPALTIELRVEEDLEPKWRVLSGRAGQAKDISARDRAKLNCFMISDYVDSHFSWNKGNPLYALFKNEAPDEQQEKVVLEAIREAKSKLDSAAFQHFESVTGSVRDHAAILGLDIDAIQTTLDFKDMNIKEGKVSLHLGNVPFRLMGKGSKRLASMAIQTAVARTGGIALIDEVEQGLEPDRVKHVVRALQTGSPGQVIMTTHSRDVVTELEVGSLLIVHSDRSTGTIKSEYLDIDSTKIQGVVRACPEAFFAKKVIVCEGATEVGICRAIDKYRISKERTPMSFNGCAYVDGTGNSFSKRAIDISQAGISVSVLCDSDVDPKPSKDAMRSESIAIFDCESGNSIESQAFRDLPWSSILKAVEYVIDSQGRTVASIDDALRSKCEPPTVFSENWRDTDTPEIRKALAAVSVVRDKEWFKRIDHGEKFGNIILSSLLEMEGKSLRAIIEGLNEWIDE; translated from the coding sequence ATGACTAGGATTGTCGAATTATCAATTGAAAACTTTAGAGGCATTAGCTCATTCTCGCAAATGTTTGATAGAGACGTGGTTTGTCTGGTCGGGCGAGGCGATGCTGGGAAAACGAGCATACTCGATGCAATAAACTATGTCCTTTCCTCTGCATGGAACTTGCCTATTTACGATACAGATTTCTACGGCCTAAATACCAGTAATGCGCTCGTGATATGTGTTTCGTTGTCTGATGTTCCTGAAGAGCTTCTGACAGAAGGAAAGTATGGTCTATTCATAAAAGGATACTTGCCGGATATAGGACGCGTCACAAACGAGGTTTCCTCTGAAACCATCCCCGCATTGACCATAGAGCTTCGTGTCGAGGAAGACCTTGAGCCTAAATGGCGTGTATTAAGTGGAAGAGCAGGGCAAGCGAAAGATATATCAGCTCGAGATCGAGCCAAACTGAATTGCTTCATGATCTCAGACTATGTAGATAGCCACTTTTCCTGGAACAAAGGAAATCCTCTGTATGCGCTCTTCAAAAACGAAGCCCCTGACGAACAACAGGAAAAGGTTGTTTTAGAAGCAATTCGCGAAGCCAAGTCAAAACTTGATAGCGCTGCTTTTCAACATTTTGAAAGTGTCACGGGATCTGTAAGGGACCATGCCGCAATATTAGGTCTAGATATTGATGCAATCCAAACGACTCTTGACTTCAAAGACATGAACATAAAAGAGGGAAAGGTTAGTCTTCATCTAGGAAATGTACCCTTCAGGCTGATGGGCAAGGGGTCGAAACGTCTTGCTTCGATGGCTATACAAACCGCAGTAGCAAGAACTGGTGGCATCGCTCTCATAGACGAAGTAGAGCAGGGATTAGAGCCGGACCGGGTCAAGCACGTTGTTAGAGCCTTGCAGACTGGTAGTCCAGGCCAGGTGATCATGACAACACATTCTCGTGATGTTGTTACTGAACTAGAAGTAGGTAGTTTACTCATAGTGCACAGTGATAGAAGTACGGGGACAATCAAGTCTGAATATCTTGATATCGATAGCACTAAAATCCAGGGTGTCGTTCGTGCTTGCCCCGAAGCTTTTTTTGCCAAGAAGGTGATAGTCTGTGAGGGGGCGACTGAAGTTGGAATTTGTCGTGCGATAGACAAATACCGAATTTCGAAGGAACGAACACCTATGTCTTTTAATGGGTGTGCGTATGTAGACGGGACAGGAAATTCTTTCTCTAAAAGAGCGATCGATATTTCACAGGCAGGCATAAGTGTGTCTGTGTTATGTGATTCAGATGTGGATCCCAAACCTTCTAAAGATGCTATGAGGAGCGAGTCTATAGCGATCTTTGACTGTGAGTCCGGAAACTCAATCGAGTCGCAGGCATTCCGAGACCTCCCATGGAGCTCAATTCTCAAGGCTGTGGAGTATGTCATAGATTCTCAAGGACGGACGGTTGCGTCAATAGACGATGCCTTACGAAGTAAATGCGAACCGCCTACTGTATTTAGTGAGAACTGGCGGGATACTGATACCCCAGAAATACGGAAAGCTCTCGCTGCTGTCTCAGTAGTCAGGGACAAAGAGTGGTTTAAGCGAATAGATCACGGTGAAAAATTTGGAAACATAATACTTAGCTCCCTGTTAGAGATGGAAGGAAAATCGCTTCGCGCAATCATTGAAGGGCTTAATGAGTGGATTGATGAGTAA
- a CDS encoding sugar phosphate isomerase/epimerase family protein, which produces MKGPAIFLAQFVGADAPFDTLENITRWAGGLGYTGVQVPTWESGLINLELAAESMDYCQELQGICASNGIAITELSTHLQGQLVAVHPAYDELFDGFAPDAAKGNPVARQEWAVQQLLLAAKASQNLGLNAHATFSGALLWQTMYPWPQRPDGLVEAGFAELAKRWTPILNAFDEAGVDVCYEIHPGEDLHDGVTFEMFLEAANNHPRANILYDPSHFLLQQLDYVQFIDHYHERIKMFHVKDAEFNPDGRSGVYGGYQGWKDRAGRFRSLGDGQVDFSRIFSQFARYGFDGWAVLEWECCLKHPEDGAAEGVDFINHHMIRTTDKAFDDFAGAGADDAVNRRILGLS; this is translated from the coding sequence ATGAAAGGACCCGCTATATTTCTCGCCCAGTTTGTCGGCGCTGATGCGCCATTCGACACGCTGGAGAATATAACTCGCTGGGCCGGAGGCCTCGGCTACACGGGCGTACAGGTGCCCACCTGGGAGTCCGGGCTGATCAATCTGGAGCTGGCCGCAGAAAGCATGGATTACTGCCAGGAGCTTCAGGGTATCTGCGCCAGCAATGGCATTGCGATTACCGAACTGTCGACGCATCTGCAGGGGCAGTTGGTTGCGGTCCACCCTGCATATGATGAGTTGTTTGACGGATTCGCGCCTGACGCCGCCAAAGGTAATCCCGTGGCCCGGCAGGAATGGGCTGTACAGCAGCTACTGCTAGCGGCCAAGGCAAGCCAGAACCTGGGGCTGAATGCTCACGCAACATTCTCCGGGGCGCTGCTATGGCAGACCATGTACCCATGGCCGCAACGGCCGGACGGACTGGTCGAAGCAGGGTTCGCGGAGCTGGCCAAGCGGTGGACGCCGATTCTGAATGCCTTTGACGAAGCCGGTGTAGATGTCTGTTATGAGATTCACCCCGGTGAAGATTTACATGACGGTGTGACCTTCGAAATGTTTCTCGAGGCCGCGAACAACCATCCGCGCGCCAATATCCTCTATGACCCCAGCCACTTCCTGTTGCAGCAGCTGGACTATGTTCAATTTATCGACCACTACCACGAGCGGATAAAGATGTTCCATGTGAAAGACGCGGAATTCAATCCGGACGGTCGCAGTGGCGTCTATGGCGGCTACCAGGGCTGGAAAGATCGTGCCGGCCGTTTCCGCTCCCTCGGCGACGGGCAGGTAGACTTTTCAAGAATTTTCAGTCAATTTGCCAGGTATGGCTTCGATGGCTGGGCCGTACTTGAGTGGGAGTGCTGTCTGAAACACCCGGAGGACGGTGCCGCGGAAGGCGTGGACTTTATCAACCACCATATGATTCGTACCACCGACAAGGCCTTTGATGACTTCGCCGGCGCCGGCGCAGATGATGCGGTAAACCGGCGCATTCTCGGCCTCAGTTAA
- a CDS encoding SDR family NAD(P)-dependent oxidoreductase, whose protein sequence is MRNILVTGANKGIGLAVVEESLRRHADVQMLLCSRDPARGEQALATLIQRDASWRDRVSAVTLDVADEESVRRARGTLLAQQPNLTLHGIVNNAGLGLGTVAQTIDVNLLGIHHVCEAFAPLVGPGGRIVNVTSASAANFVANCSPERRAFFTDPDISWTQLADFVRTCGELEPARLAEFGFMSDSPYGFSKACANSYTLWLARQHPALYVNACTPGFIETDLGKEFLGTRSPAEAGMRPASEGAHVILELLFGQPRGTGHYYGSDALRSPMDRYRAPGSAEFTDRD, encoded by the coding sequence ATGAGAAACATATTGGTTACTGGTGCCAACAAGGGGATTGGCCTCGCTGTCGTAGAAGAATCGCTACGCCGTCACGCCGATGTCCAGATGTTGCTGTGCTCACGCGACCCCGCCCGGGGCGAACAGGCGCTGGCAACTCTCATTCAAAGGGACGCCTCGTGGCGGGATCGGGTCTCTGCCGTGACACTCGACGTTGCCGATGAGGAATCGGTGCGAAGAGCCAGGGGCACCCTCCTCGCTCAACAGCCAAACTTAACGCTTCACGGTATCGTTAATAACGCGGGCCTTGGGTTGGGTACTGTTGCCCAGACGATCGATGTGAATCTTCTTGGCATCCATCACGTGTGTGAGGCATTCGCACCGTTAGTCGGCCCCGGTGGACGCATTGTTAATGTGACTTCTGCCTCTGCCGCCAACTTTGTTGCGAACTGTAGCCCTGAACGACGGGCTTTCTTCACAGATCCAGACATCAGCTGGACTCAACTGGCAGACTTTGTCCGCACCTGCGGTGAGTTGGAACCGGCCAGACTGGCTGAGTTCGGCTTTATGAGTGATTCGCCCTATGGTTTTTCCAAGGCCTGCGCCAACAGTTATACGCTTTGGCTGGCACGCCAGCACCCTGCACTGTATGTAAATGCGTGCACGCCGGGATTTATTGAGACTGATCTCGGAAAGGAATTCCTCGGTACACGCTCGCCTGCTGAGGCCGGCATGCGCCCAGCAAGTGAAGGCGCACACGTCATCCTGGAACTGTTGTTTGGCCAACCTCGCGGCACTGGGCACTACTATGGCAGCGACGCTCTTCGAAGCCCCATGGATCGCTACCGCGCGCCAGGATCAGCGGAATTCACTGATCGGGACTGA
- a CDS encoding MFS transporter codes for MTNTDINRKRLYYVGNLSIFMIGLGFAVRANIAPNLQADIYDKIDLANSASMVGEALGITFTGFALTLLFGSALVDFIGMKRMLLLSALGYVAGALGLLAAAAMPIGPSVETVVLVSLLLTGLGWGAVEAASNPMVAALYPEEKTHRLNILHAWWPAGIVVGGLLGVSISAMGLPWEINMFVLLVPAVVLAWMVASSAFPETERVAAGVSYGEMFTELLKRPLFWVFWACMFLTAAAELAPGQWVNIALSNIVGMQGILLLVYVSALMFVMRHFAGPIVERISSVGLMFVSCLAAGIGLYLLSLADTPLLAFAAATVWGIGVCYMWPTMLAIVAERFPRGGAMAMGLMGFAGGMSIQFVLPRMGGIFDAAKAQAAGGADKLASLSPEAMSEVVRYASVESFQSVAYVPLMLLPVFGIIWLFDRKRGGHQPEVIGEPGTPQ; via the coding sequence ATGACGAACACAGACATCAATCGCAAACGGCTCTATTACGTGGGCAACCTGTCGATCTTTATGATCGGCCTGGGTTTTGCTGTACGGGCCAATATCGCGCCTAATCTACAGGCGGATATCTACGACAAGATCGATCTTGCCAACTCCGCATCCATGGTTGGGGAGGCGCTGGGTATCACCTTCACGGGCTTTGCGCTGACGCTGTTGTTTGGCAGCGCGCTGGTCGACTTTATCGGAATGAAACGTATGCTTCTGCTCTCCGCTTTAGGCTATGTGGCAGGCGCGCTCGGCTTATTGGCAGCGGCTGCGATGCCCATTGGACCTTCCGTGGAAACGGTGGTGCTGGTCAGTTTGTTGCTCACGGGGCTGGGCTGGGGCGCAGTTGAAGCGGCCTCGAACCCCATGGTGGCAGCACTTTATCCGGAGGAAAAGACGCACCGTCTCAATATTCTCCATGCCTGGTGGCCCGCGGGCATCGTCGTAGGTGGCCTGTTGGGCGTGTCTATCAGCGCCATGGGGCTTCCATGGGAAATCAATATGTTTGTACTGCTGGTGCCGGCAGTGGTGCTCGCATGGATGGTGGCCAGCTCTGCATTCCCAGAGACAGAACGCGTAGCCGCCGGTGTAAGTTACGGCGAAATGTTTACGGAGCTACTCAAACGGCCGTTGTTTTGGGTCTTCTGGGCATGCATGTTCCTGACAGCCGCGGCAGAACTCGCACCCGGTCAGTGGGTAAATATCGCGCTTTCCAACATCGTCGGCATGCAAGGTATTCTGTTGCTTGTCTACGTCAGTGCGCTGATGTTCGTCATGCGTCACTTCGCAGGCCCAATCGTCGAACGTATTTCCTCGGTGGGTCTCATGTTTGTCAGCTGCCTTGCTGCAGGCATTGGCTTATACCTTCTTAGCCTCGCCGATACACCCTTGCTCGCGTTTGCTGCTGCCACCGTATGGGGCATAGGCGTCTGCTATATGTGGCCAACGATGCTGGCCATTGTGGCCGAGCGATTCCCTCGTGGTGGCGCCATGGCCATGGGCCTTATGGGCTTTGCCGGGGGCATGTCGATCCAGTTTGTGTTGCCTCGCATGGGCGGCATTTTCGACGCAGCCAAGGCACAAGCAGCGGGTGGTGCTGACAAGCTGGCTTCACTCTCGCCGGAGGCCATGAGTGAAGTCGTTCGCTATGCATCAGTTGAATCCTTCCAGTCTGTAGCTTATGTGCCACTGATGCTGCTACCTGTATTCGGCATCATCTGGTTGTTCGATAGAAAGCGAGGAGGGCATCAGCCTGAGGTGATCGGCGAACCCGGAACTCCCCAGTGA
- a CDS encoding GMC oxidoreductase — translation MANIIDTTNYDFDAIVVGSGISGGWAAKELTEKGLNVLVLDRGKPLEHSVDYTGEHAPDWKFPFQGKKPRELYKEEYPIQSRVSHSFNEANRHFWNNDKDNPYVNDPDKPFMWARADVVGGRSLLWGRQTYRFSEQDFKANATDGHGIPWPVEYDDIAPWYSYVEKFIGVNGRNEGLPQLPDGEFQKPMPWYALEETIGERLKKKMPNVTLTNGRAAILTEDLPGRSACHYCGPCPRGCSTGSYFSSQSSTLPAAKATGRMTVVANALVDRLEHDPETGKISAVHVIDTQTRERRSYSARVFFLCASTVATTQVLMNSTSAVFPNGLANSNGVLGKYMMDHPLGTMNLGVFLDDMDSYYSGRRPTGLYIPRFRNVGEQDQDADFLRGYGYQTFVARLDWSARFNSKGFGSKLKNDLRKPGQWLWALAYFSECLPSESNQMKLSNKVDRFGIPQVAFDFTWGKNELAIRADAEKQADSIMKAAGAVLSLPASEGMSMPGEGIHEMGTARMGDDPNQAVLNKYNQAHDVANLFVTDGSFMTSSSCVNPSLTYMAFTARAVDYAVKQLAEGHI, via the coding sequence ATGGCAAATATTATTGACACGACAAACTATGATTTCGATGCCATCGTTGTTGGCTCGGGTATCTCCGGTGGCTGGGCGGCGAAAGAACTTACAGAGAAAGGGCTGAACGTACTAGTGCTGGATCGCGGCAAACCGCTGGAGCACAGTGTCGACTACACGGGCGAGCACGCTCCGGATTGGAAGTTTCCCTTCCAGGGTAAGAAACCGCGTGAGCTCTACAAGGAAGAATATCCGATCCAGAGCAGGGTCAGCCACTCCTTCAACGAGGCCAATCGTCATTTCTGGAACAACGACAAAGACAATCCCTATGTGAATGATCCGGACAAGCCGTTCATGTGGGCGCGTGCCGATGTGGTGGGAGGGCGTTCTCTGCTTTGGGGTCGACAGACCTATCGGTTCAGCGAGCAGGACTTTAAGGCGAACGCGACCGATGGACACGGGATACCCTGGCCAGTCGAGTACGATGACATCGCCCCCTGGTATAGCTATGTGGAAAAATTTATCGGCGTTAACGGCCGCAATGAGGGCCTGCCGCAACTACCCGACGGCGAATTTCAAAAACCAATGCCCTGGTATGCGCTCGAAGAAACCATTGGCGAGCGACTCAAGAAAAAGATGCCTAACGTCACCCTCACCAACGGACGTGCAGCCATTCTGACCGAAGACTTGCCTGGGCGCAGTGCCTGCCACTATTGCGGCCCTTGCCCTCGTGGTTGTTCGACCGGCAGCTACTTCAGCTCACAGAGTTCTACCTTACCCGCTGCCAAAGCCACAGGGCGTATGACCGTGGTCGCAAATGCTCTGGTAGACCGTCTGGAACATGACCCCGAGACAGGGAAAATCTCGGCTGTTCATGTGATCGACACGCAGACTAGAGAGCGGCGGAGCTACTCAGCCAGAGTGTTTTTCTTGTGCGCCTCCACAGTCGCCACGACTCAAGTCCTGATGAACTCCACTAGTGCAGTATTCCCAAATGGCCTGGCCAACAGCAACGGGGTGCTGGGCAAGTACATGATGGACCACCCCCTGGGCACCATGAATCTCGGCGTGTTCCTGGACGACATGGACAGTTACTACAGTGGAAGGCGCCCCACTGGATTGTATATCCCCAGGTTCCGCAACGTGGGAGAACAGGACCAGGACGCTGACTTCCTGCGCGGATACGGCTATCAAACTTTCGTCGCCCGTCTGGACTGGAGCGCACGTTTCAACAGCAAGGGCTTCGGAAGCAAGCTGAAGAACGATCTTCGCAAGCCCGGCCAGTGGTTGTGGGCGCTGGCGTACTTCTCCGAGTGCCTGCCCAGCGAGAGCAACCAGATGAAGCTCAGCAATAAAGTGGACCGATTTGGCATTCCGCAGGTAGCGTTCGATTTCACCTGGGGCAAGAACGAACTGGCGATAAGAGCTGATGCCGAGAAGCAAGCGGACAGCATCATGAAAGCCGCCGGAGCAGTGCTTTCCTTGCCCGCAAGTGAGGGAATGAGTATGCCGGGTGAGGGTATCCACGAGATGGGCACTGCGCGGATGGGAGATGACCCGAATCAGGCGGTCCTGAACAAGTACAACCAGGCCCACGACGTGGCAAATCTGTTTGTGACAGACGGTTCGTTCATGACATCGTCGTCCTGCGTGAACCCATCACTCACGTACATGGCCTTTACAGCCAGGGCCGTGGATTATGCAGTCAAGCAGCTCGCCGAGGGCCATATCTAG
- a CDS encoding UvrD-helicase domain-containing protein: MDYSSFLSHDKVLLVAPAGYGKTFTLAQCLKHTTGKSLILTHTHAGVASIKKKLKDEQVDTAKFNVETISSFAQKYVQSFYSGSDAPEQDDRKNYHPFILTKAIEILSISAVHHVVTASYTGIFVDEYQDCTHEHHSLIMTLAKHLPLRIFGDALQGIFNFNGDLVDFSSDLDDFYRFPPLSTPHRWELAGNAALGKALDTIRRNLEEGEDIDLSRYDTTIEYVNGSTGYYVPGSPPAQKIKDVRKEGSLLIIHPNTVNLEPRLKFSSRYKDITPIESIDDKTFYRLARAADEFDATEKYPVLKKLAGELYTKTEVDKWFGPSDFKNKRGDAAKGHVNDLKNCLGGGGSLRTLSAALEKVADLPAFSCTRKELLRSLNKAIDIAMAKNLSVYEGMKEQRNNVRRAGRKIEGRHIGTTLLTKGLEFDTVVVLDAHRFECPKHLYVALTRCRKRLVVIANTQKLSPYRPS; encoded by the coding sequence ATGGACTATTCGTCTTTTCTTTCACACGATAAGGTGCTGTTGGTAGCTCCCGCCGGCTATGGAAAGACCTTCACTCTTGCTCAGTGTTTGAAGCACACCACGGGAAAGAGCCTTATTCTTACTCATACACATGCCGGTGTCGCATCTATTAAGAAAAAGCTAAAGGATGAGCAGGTAGATACTGCCAAGTTTAACGTTGAGACGATAAGCAGTTTTGCGCAGAAGTATGTACAGTCATTCTACTCTGGTTCAGATGCGCCAGAACAGGATGATAGAAAGAATTATCACCCATTCATCCTCACTAAAGCGATCGAGATCCTCTCAATTTCAGCCGTTCATCACGTTGTCACAGCGAGCTATACAGGCATCTTTGTCGATGAGTATCAAGACTGCACACACGAACACCATTCACTAATTATGACTCTTGCGAAGCACCTTCCGCTTCGAATTTTTGGTGACGCCTTGCAAGGCATATTCAACTTCAACGGTGACCTGGTGGATTTTTCTTCGGATTTAGATGATTTCTATCGATTTCCGCCGCTCTCAACGCCCCATAGATGGGAGCTTGCTGGGAATGCAGCACTTGGCAAAGCGCTGGACACAATTAGAAGAAACCTCGAAGAGGGGGAAGACATTGACCTGAGCCGGTACGACACCACCATTGAATATGTTAATGGATCAACTGGTTATTATGTCCCGGGCAGCCCTCCAGCGCAGAAAATAAAGGATGTCAGAAAAGAAGGAAGTCTTCTGATTATTCATCCCAATACTGTGAATCTTGAGCCACGATTAAAGTTTTCTAGTCGCTATAAGGACATTACGCCTATCGAAAGTATCGATGACAAAACCTTCTATAGGCTCGCTCGAGCCGCTGACGAGTTTGATGCAACTGAAAAATATCCAGTGCTTAAAAAATTGGCCGGTGAACTGTATACCAAAACAGAAGTGGACAAGTGGTTCGGTCCTTCCGACTTTAAGAATAAACGCGGCGATGCAGCAAAAGGCCATGTAAACGATTTGAAGAACTGCCTTGGAGGAGGGGGGAGCCTTAGGACTCTATCAGCGGCTCTCGAAAAGGTAGCAGACTTGCCTGCTTTTTCATGCACAAGGAAAGAGCTTTTGCGCAGCCTCAATAAGGCGATTGACATTGCTATGGCCAAAAATCTTTCTGTGTATGAAGGCATGAAGGAGCAGCGAAATAATGTACGGAGAGCGGGTCGAAAGATAGAGGGCAGGCATATTGGCACCACGCTTCTTACCAAGGGGCTTGAATTCGATACAGTTGTCGTTCTTGATGCCCATAGGTTTGAGTGCCCTAAACATCTATATGTAGCTCTGACACGCTGCCGAAAAAGACTCGTGGTCATTGCTAACACCCAAAAATTGTCTCCCTACAGACCCTCCTAA
- a CDS encoding sugar phosphate isomerase/epimerase family protein, which produces MNVKIGMNMLLWGVETSPDKIPVFEGLAAAGFDGVEIPMSGHSSADLATLASACNDLGLARTASAFVGEDTNPISPDPAIRAAALDNIMRAIDDASAIGAEILIGGIYQAHKYFTGRGATEQEWLWSAQYLRAAGEYAAGRELKLGLEVLNRFEVFLINTAADCHRMVEQVGLDNVGVHYDTHHANIEDEAPASALATIKNTINHVHLSESHRGTLGSGQVDWHGHFAALEAIDYSGWLVIEAFGTSDPELAVAANVWRNAFDSPEQLYRDGIEFIRSHIG; this is translated from the coding sequence GTGAACGTAAAAATCGGCATGAACATGCTGCTCTGGGGCGTCGAGACGAGCCCCGATAAAATCCCGGTGTTTGAAGGGCTCGCCGCAGCTGGTTTTGATGGCGTGGAGATCCCCATGTCTGGTCACAGCTCGGCAGACCTGGCGACGCTCGCTTCAGCTTGCAACGACCTTGGGCTTGCTCGCACAGCGTCAGCGTTTGTCGGTGAAGATACCAACCCGATTTCGCCCGACCCGGCGATTCGAGCGGCAGCGCTGGACAACATCATGCGCGCGATCGACGATGCCTCCGCCATTGGGGCAGAGATACTGATCGGCGGTATCTATCAAGCGCACAAGTATTTCACCGGTCGCGGCGCGACTGAACAAGAGTGGCTCTGGTCTGCACAGTACCTGCGGGCGGCGGGGGAGTACGCGGCGGGCCGCGAACTAAAACTCGGGCTCGAAGTGCTGAATCGGTTCGAGGTGTTCCTGATTAACACCGCAGCGGATTGTCACCGTATGGTTGAACAAGTGGGGCTGGATAATGTCGGCGTACACTACGATACCCACCACGCCAATATCGAAGATGAAGCGCCCGCTAGCGCCCTCGCGACCATCAAAAACACGATCAACCATGTACACTTGAGTGAAAGCCACCGAGGTACGCTTGGCTCCGGACAAGTAGACTGGCACGGACATTTCGCTGCGCTTGAGGCGATAGATTACTCCGGGTGGCTGGTTATCGAGGCTTTCGGTACGTCCGACCCAGAGCTTGCAGTGGCGGCCAACGTCTGGCGCAATGCGTTCGATTCACCCGAGCAACTCTACCGGGACGGTATTGAGTTTATTCGCTCACACATTGGGTAA
- a CDS encoding Gfo/Idh/MocA family protein, with protein sequence MTKVRMGMVGGGEGAFIGEIHRMAAAIDGQIELVCGAFSSEPAKALRSGLALGLDEHRVYPDYSTMLASEAALPENERMQFVAIVTPNHLHFPVAEAALQAGFHVLSDKPATFDLAEALELRAVVEQTGQLYGLTHTYNGYPLVKEAKERVARGELGTIRKVVVEYPQGWLADRQEDADNKQAQWRLDPTRAGISSCMGDIGVHAANLAEYISGLQITEMCADLTAFVEGRDLDDDGSVLLRFEGGAKGLLHSSQVCVGEENGLKIRVYGSLGGLEWSQQEPNTLWLKWPDRPAEMLRTGGPYLGELASANTRTPMGHPEGYLEAFANIYTAFAGQIRAREQNTDPDVRSRDCPGIAEAVRGMAFIELAVTASASDTKWHRFEQH encoded by the coding sequence ATGACGAAAGTCAGGATGGGTATGGTTGGAGGAGGCGAGGGCGCCTTCATTGGCGAAATTCACCGCATGGCGGCGGCTATCGATGGTCAGATAGAGCTTGTGTGCGGCGCATTCAGCAGCGAACCGGCGAAAGCCCTTCGTTCAGGTCTTGCACTGGGCCTCGATGAGCACCGTGTCTACCCAGATTACTCGACGATGCTCGCTTCCGAAGCAGCCTTGCCAGAAAACGAACGTATGCAGTTTGTGGCGATCGTCACTCCCAATCACCTTCACTTCCCCGTTGCCGAAGCGGCACTGCAGGCGGGTTTTCATGTGTTGTCGGACAAACCGGCCACCTTTGATCTCGCTGAAGCTCTGGAGTTGCGCGCAGTGGTAGAGCAAACCGGGCAGCTGTATGGACTGACGCACACCTACAACGGCTATCCGCTCGTCAAGGAAGCGAAAGAACGTGTTGCTCGAGGTGAGCTCGGCACCATTCGTAAAGTAGTGGTGGAATATCCGCAGGGTTGGTTGGCTGACCGGCAGGAAGACGCGGACAACAAGCAGGCACAGTGGCGCCTCGATCCTACCCGCGCAGGTATCAGCAGCTGCATGGGCGACATCGGCGTGCACGCAGCCAATCTGGCAGAGTATATTTCCGGGCTCCAGATTACAGAGATGTGCGCTGACCTAACGGCGTTTGTCGAGGGCAGGGACCTCGACGATGACGGCTCTGTGTTACTGCGTTTCGAGGGCGGTGCGAAAGGCCTGTTGCATTCCAGCCAGGTGTGCGTGGGCGAAGAGAATGGCTTGAAGATCCGCGTGTATGGCTCGCTTGGCGGGCTTGAGTGGTCTCAACAAGAACCAAACACACTGTGGCTTAAGTGGCCCGACCGGCCGGCAGAGATGCTCCGCACAGGCGGGCCGTATCTTGGTGAGCTGGCCTCGGCTAACACCCGAACGCCGATGGGGCACCCCGAAGGCTATCTTGAAGCATTTGCCAATATTTATACGGCCTTTGCCGGCCAAATTCGTGCACGGGAACAAAACACCGATCCCGACGTTCGCAGTCGCGATTGTCCGGGAATCGCCGAAGCCGTGCGGGGCATGGCCTTTATCGAACTGGCTGTTACGGCGAGCGCCAGCGACACCAAGTGGCATCGCTTCGAACAACACTGA
- a CDS encoding gluconate 2-dehydrogenase subunit 3 family protein → MNRREFLQCAAIMVSGLTASQLGIALTEEQRVYLASAPNYNTTDVDYLSEEQRQILAAMCEVIIPKSDSPGAIDAGVPHFIELMAADWFSDEERGIFDAGMADIEQRIPQEYGNRFDLLPPSDQLEILEALEEDASDHPWYEFGNVQRDFISDAPFICQLKELTIWGFFTSERGSKEALRYNPMPMTFDGNIPLGPNDSSWAGGF, encoded by the coding sequence ATGAATCGACGAGAATTTCTACAGTGCGCTGCCATCATGGTGAGTGGTTTGACTGCCAGCCAGCTGGGGATAGCGCTCACGGAAGAACAGCGCGTATATCTGGCAAGTGCCCCCAATTACAACACGACTGACGTCGACTACCTGAGCGAAGAGCAGCGGCAGATTCTGGCGGCGATGTGCGAGGTGATTATCCCGAAGAGCGATAGTCCGGGAGCGATCGACGCCGGAGTGCCTCATTTCATAGAGCTGATGGCTGCAGACTGGTTTAGCGATGAAGAGAGGGGGATATTTGATGCCGGCATGGCCGACATCGAGCAACGCATTCCACAGGAGTATGGCAATCGTTTCGATTTGCTTCCTCCGAGCGATCAGCTTGAAATACTCGAAGCTCTCGAGGAAGACGCCAGCGATCACCCCTGGTACGAGTTTGGGAATGTTCAGCGAGATTTTATCAGCGACGCACCCTTCATTTGCCAACTCAAAGAGCTCACTATCTGGGGTTTCTTTACGTCGGAGAGAGGCTCCAAAGAGGCCTTGCGCTACAACCCCATGCCGATGACATTTGACGGCAATATCCCACTTGGGCCCAACGATAGCAGCTGGGCAGGGGGATTCTGA